The following are encoded in a window of Ferribacterium limneticum genomic DNA:
- the fabI gene encoding enoyl-ACP reductase FabI — protein MNTLLPLAGKKGLITGVANDKSIAFAVAKAIRALGGEIALTYQNDKTAKYTQPLAEALGAKLFLKLDVTEEGSLEAAIKQCGDEFGELDFAIHSMAFCNGDDLHGRVIDTTEAGFDSAMNISCHSFLRMAKAIEPLMAHGGSLITMSYLGAERVVRNYGVMGIIKAALESAVRYMAYDLGPKGIRVFAVSPGPIMTRAASGIANFNTLLENDAAKAPLGRTVTIDEVGALTAFLCTAGSSGMTGQTIYVDAGAHIVA, from the coding sequence ATGAATACCCTGTTGCCGCTGGCTGGAAAAAAAGGCCTGATTACCGGCGTCGCCAATGACAAGTCGATCGCTTTCGCCGTGGCCAAGGCCATTCGCGCTCTGGGTGGCGAAATTGCCCTGACCTACCAGAACGACAAGACCGCCAAATACACCCAGCCGCTGGCCGAAGCGCTCGGCGCCAAGCTCTTCCTGAAACTCGATGTCACCGAGGAAGGCAGCCTCGAAGCCGCCATCAAGCAATGCGGCGACGAATTCGGCGAACTCGACTTCGCCATCCACTCGATGGCCTTCTGTAATGGCGACGACCTGCACGGCCGCGTCATCGACACCACCGAAGCCGGCTTCGACTCGGCCATGAACATTTCCTGCCACAGCTTCCTGCGCATGGCCAAGGCGATCGAACCGCTGATGGCCCACGGCGGTTCGCTGATCACCATGTCCTACCTCGGCGCCGAGCGCGTCGTGCGCAACTACGGCGTCATGGGCATCATCAAGGCGGCGCTCGAATCGGCCGTCCGCTACATGGCCTACGACCTCGGCCCCAAGGGCATTCGCGTCTTCGCCGTGTCGCCGGGCCCGATCATGACCCGCGCCGCTTCCGGCATCGCCAATTTCAACACCCTGCTCGAAAACGATGCCGCCAAGGCACCGCTCGGCCGCACCGTGACCATTGACGAAGTCGGCGCCCTGACCGCCTTTCTGTGCACGGCCGGCTCGTCCGGCATGACCGGGCAGACGATCTACGTCGACGCCGGCGCCCATATCGTCGCCTGA
- a CDS encoding NAD(P)H-dependent oxidoreductase subunit E: protein MHAEAVAGVVDRVINRYRRDPTCMLQILREVQEACDWIPPEAIDRMQAMLGVPRTKIEGVAGFYSFIYTEPRGKYRVLFSDNITDRMQGNRALMERLCNNLWVERGKVSEDGLVSVGKTACTGLCDQGPGMLVNNYAIGGLSLERIDEIAELIRNKVPLADWPAAYFKIEDNIRRADILLNADFKPGEALLAARARAPSDGLNASNMRSWREGLPSGIGGPGATLDEIKRSGLRGRGGAGFTTGLKWEACRNAQLKAGHQRVVVCNADEGEPGTFKDRVLLSKCPDLVFEGMTVAAYAIGATRGFVYLRGEYRYLLDHLNAVLANRRRQNLLGKDICGLPGADFDIEIHVGAGAYVCGEESALIESLEGKRGTPRNRPPFPVTNGYLDQPTIVNNVETFAAAALIALNGGEWYAGIGTKQSAGTKIISVSGDCERPGIYEYPFGVSIRQVLEDCGATDTQAVQVSGPSGICVAEDEFDRIIGFEDIPTAGAFTIFNKSRDMFEVARNYVHFFQHESCGFCTPCRVGTSLLKNLMDKLHYGSGSPYDFAEIEKLNQLLQSMSHCGLGHTACNPVLDTIAKFRPAYDKRMMQQDFTPAFDLDRELSSARQMTGRDDAGAHLATEHGGQS from the coding sequence ATGCATGCCGAAGCGGTCGCCGGTGTTGTTGACCGGGTGATCAATCGATATCGACGCGACCCGACCTGCATGTTGCAGATCCTGCGCGAAGTACAGGAGGCCTGCGACTGGATTCCGCCCGAGGCCATCGACCGCATGCAGGCCATGCTTGGCGTGCCGCGCACCAAGATCGAAGGCGTCGCCGGCTTTTATTCCTTCATTTATACCGAACCGCGTGGCAAATACCGGGTGTTGTTTTCCGACAACATCACCGACCGCATGCAGGGCAACCGGGCGCTCATGGAACGCCTGTGCAACAACCTCTGGGTCGAGCGCGGCAAGGTTTCCGAAGACGGTCTGGTCAGTGTCGGCAAGACAGCCTGTACCGGCCTGTGCGACCAGGGGCCGGGCATGCTGGTCAATAACTATGCGATTGGCGGTTTGAGCTTGGAGCGCATCGACGAAATCGCCGAGCTGATTCGCAACAAGGTGCCGCTGGCCGACTGGCCGGCGGCCTATTTCAAGATCGAGGACAACATCCGGCGGGCCGACATCCTGCTCAATGCCGACTTCAAGCCCGGCGAAGCCCTGCTCGCCGCCCGGGCCAGGGCACCGAGCGATGGCCTCAACGCCTCGAACATGCGCTCCTGGCGCGAAGGCCTGCCCAGCGGCATTGGCGGGCCGGGTGCGACGCTCGACGAAATCAAGCGTTCCGGCCTGCGTGGCCGCGGCGGTGCCGGCTTTACCACTGGCCTGAAGTGGGAAGCCTGTCGCAATGCGCAGCTCAAGGCCGGCCATCAGCGCGTCGTCGTCTGCAATGCCGACGAAGGCGAACCGGGCACCTTCAAGGATCGTGTGCTGCTCTCGAAATGCCCCGACCTCGTTTTCGAGGGCATGACGGTGGCGGCCTACGCCATCGGCGCGACGCGTGGTTTCGTCTACCTGCGCGGTGAATACCGCTACCTGCTCGATCACCTCAATGCCGTGCTGGCCAACCGCCGGCGCCAGAACCTGCTGGGCAAGGATATCTGTGGCCTGCCCGGAGCGGATTTCGACATCGAGATCCATGTCGGGGCCGGCGCCTACGTCTGCGGCGAGGAATCGGCACTCATCGAATCGCTCGAAGGCAAGCGCGGCACGCCGCGCAACCGGCCACCTTTCCCGGTGACCAACGGCTATCTCGACCAGCCGACCATCGTCAATAACGTCGAAACCTTTGCCGCTGCGGCGTTGATCGCGCTGAACGGCGGCGAGTGGTATGCCGGCATCGGCACCAAGCAGTCGGCCGGGACGAAGATCATTTCGGTATCCGGCGACTGTGAGCGACCGGGTATCTACGAATATCCGTTCGGCGTCAGCATCCGCCAGGTGCTCGAAGACTGCGGCGCCACCGATACGCAGGCCGTCCAGGTCAGCGGGCCGTCCGGCATCTGCGTCGCCGAGGACGAATTCGACCGCATCATCGGCTTCGAGGACATTCCGACGGCCGGAGCTTTCACCATTTTCAACAAGTCCCGCGACATGTTCGAAGTGGCACGCAATTACGTGCATTTCTTCCAGCACGAAAGCTGCGGCTTCTGCACGCCGTGCCGGGTCGGCACCTCGTTACTCAAGAACCTCATGGACAAGCTGCATTACGGCAGCGGTTCGCCCTACGACTTCGCCGAAATCGAGAAGCTCAACCAGTTGCTGCAGTCGATGAGCCATTGCGGCCTCGGGCATACCGCCTGCAATCCCGTGCTCGACACTATCGCCAAGTTCCGCCCGGCTTACGACAAGCGGATGATGCAGCAGGATTTCACACCGGCTTTCGATCTCGACCGCGAACTGTCGTCGGCCCGGCAGATGACCGGGCGCGACGATGCCGGGGCGCATCTGGCGACGGAACACGGAGGTCAATCATGA
- a CDS encoding 2Fe-2S iron-sulfur cluster-binding protein, with product MSYTFTLDGKVIPFVDGQTIIQAASAAGVFIPHLCYHPEFKPHGSCKLCTVKVNGRHTASCTMRAAPGMVVESETEEINAERRALTQMLFVEGNHFCPSCEKSGNCQLQATAYHLGMMSAHYDHFFPNRAVDASHPEALLDFNRCILCSLCVRASRDVDGKNVFGLSGRGIKTHLIVNAKSGRLADTDFTLADKAAQVCPVGVILKKRQGFAVPIGERKYDKAPISQTAETTEGR from the coding sequence ATGAGCTACACCTTTACGCTCGACGGCAAGGTCATTCCCTTCGTCGACGGGCAGACCATCATTCAGGCGGCCAGCGCGGCCGGCGTCTTCATCCCGCACCTGTGCTACCACCCGGAATTCAAGCCGCACGGCTCGTGCAAGCTGTGCACGGTCAAGGTCAATGGCCGGCATACGGCTTCCTGCACGATGCGCGCGGCGCCCGGCATGGTCGTCGAAAGTGAGACCGAGGAAATCAACGCTGAACGCCGGGCGCTGACCCAGATGCTCTTTGTCGAGGGCAACCACTTCTGCCCGTCGTGCGAAAAGAGCGGCAACTGCCAGTTGCAGGCCACCGCCTACCACCTCGGCATGATGTCGGCGCACTACGATCATTTCTTCCCGAATCGCGCCGTCGACGCCTCGCACCCCGAGGCGCTGCTCGACTTCAACCGCTGCATTCTCTGCTCGCTGTGCGTGCGGGCCAGCCGCGATGTCGATGGCAAGAACGTTTTCGGACTGTCCGGGCGCGGCATCAAGACGCACCTGATCGTCAATGCGAAGTCCGGCCGGCTGGCCGATACCGATTTCACGCTGGCCGACAAGGCGGCGCAGGTCTGCCCGGTTGGCGTCATTTTGAAGAAGCGTCAGGGCTTTGCCGTGCCGATAGGCGAGCGCAAGTACGACAAGGCGCCGATTTCCCAAACCGCGGAAACGACGGAGGGCCGCTGA
- a CDS encoding NADH-quinone oxidoreductase subunit B family protein: MTAKKKLKVATTSLAGCFGCHMSFLDIDERLFTLLEHIEFDRSPLTDIKTCSPDCDIGIIEGGLCNAENVHVLREFRKNCKILIAMGACAINGGLPAQRNHLPLTTILEEVYHTSPGLKNGMIPNDPELPLPLNQVHPIHEVVKIDYFMPGCPPSADAIWKVLTDLLAGKEPELGHGLMHYD, translated from the coding sequence ATGACCGCCAAGAAAAAGCTCAAGGTTGCCACGACCTCGCTGGCCGGCTGTTTCGGTTGCCACATGTCGTTTCTCGATATCGACGAACGGCTGTTCACGCTGCTCGAACACATCGAGTTCGACCGTTCACCGCTGACCGACATCAAGACCTGCAGCCCGGATTGCGACATCGGCATCATCGAGGGCGGGCTGTGCAATGCCGAGAACGTGCACGTCCTGCGCGAGTTCCGCAAAAACTGCAAGATCCTCATCGCCATGGGCGCCTGCGCCATCAACGGCGGCCTGCCGGCGCAACGCAACCACCTGCCGCTGACGACCATTCTCGAAGAGGTCTATCACACCAGCCCAGGGCTGAAAAACGGCATGATCCCGAACGATCCGGAACTGCCGCTGCCGCTCAACCAGGTTCATCCGATCCATGAGGTCGTCAAGATCGACTACTTCATGCCAGGCTGTCCGCCTTCGGCCGATGCGATCTGGAAGGTGCTGACCGACCTGTTGGCCGGCAAGGAGCCCGAGCTGGGCCATGGCTTAATGCATTATGACTGA
- a CDS encoding Ni/Fe hydrogenase subunit alpha, protein MTYQLETAQHPETLRRVAIDPVSRVEGHGKVTILLDDQNKVHQVRLHIVEFRGFEKFIQGRPYWEVPVMVQRLCGICPVSHHLAASKALDVIVGAKKLTATAEKMRRLMHYGQMLQSHALHFFHLCSPDLLFGFDSDVTKRNIVGVAMAHPETAKRGVLLRRFGQEVIRVTAGKRVHGTGAIPGGVNKALTVAERDELLKDIYHIVQWSRDAVQLIQKVHTQDPGLYNSFGIFRSNFMSIVGNNGDLDFYHGTLRARDDNGKIIFDHVDYQQYDQYIEEEVRPWSYMKFPYFKSIGKEHGWYKVGPLARVQNCNQISTPFAEHERKEFVDYAGGSPMHAPLAYHWTRMIEMLHAAEVIKELLHDDDLLGSDLVVQGERQSEGVGVIEAPRGTLFHHYRVDENDLVTMANLIVSTTNNNQAMNEAIRHVARRYLHGHEVTEGLLNHIEVAIRAFDPCLSCATHALGKMPLEVELVDPEGRIVHSLSRS, encoded by the coding sequence ATGACCTACCAACTGGAAACCGCCCAACACCCCGAAACCCTGCGCCGTGTGGCGATTGACCCGGTGTCCCGGGTCGAGGGCCACGGCAAGGTAACCATCCTGCTCGACGACCAGAACAAGGTCCATCAGGTGCGCCTGCACATCGTCGAATTCCGTGGCTTCGAGAAGTTCATCCAGGGCCGGCCGTACTGGGAAGTGCCGGTCATGGTTCAGCGCCTGTGCGGCATCTGCCCGGTGTCGCACCATCTGGCGGCATCCAAGGCGCTCGATGTCATTGTCGGCGCCAAGAAACTCACGGCGACGGCAGAAAAGATGCGCCGGCTGATGCATTACGGCCAGATGCTGCAGTCCCATGCGCTGCACTTCTTCCACCTCTGTTCGCCCGATCTGCTCTTCGGCTTCGACAGCGACGTGACCAAGCGCAACATCGTCGGCGTCGCCATGGCCCATCCGGAAACGGCCAAGCGCGGTGTGCTGCTGCGCCGCTTCGGCCAGGAAGTCATCCGCGTTACGGCCGGAAAGCGTGTCCATGGCACGGGCGCCATCCCCGGCGGCGTCAACAAGGCGCTGACGGTGGCCGAGCGCGACGAGCTGCTCAAGGACATTTATCACATCGTCCAGTGGTCGCGCGACGCAGTGCAGCTGATCCAGAAGGTGCATACGCAGGACCCCGGGCTGTACAACAGTTTCGGCATCTTCCGCTCCAATTTTATGTCCATCGTCGGCAACAACGGCGATCTCGACTTCTATCACGGCACGCTGCGTGCCCGCGACGACAACGGCAAGATCATCTTCGACCACGTCGATTATCAGCAATACGACCAGTACATCGAGGAAGAAGTGCGGCCGTGGAGCTACATGAAATTCCCGTACTTCAAGTCCATCGGCAAGGAACACGGCTGGTACAAGGTCGGCCCGCTGGCTCGCGTGCAGAACTGCAACCAGATTTCGACGCCCTTCGCCGAACACGAACGCAAGGAGTTTGTCGATTACGCCGGCGGTTCGCCAATGCACGCGCCGCTCGCCTACCACTGGACGCGCATGATCGAGATGCTGCATGCCGCCGAAGTGATCAAGGAGTTGTTGCACGACGATGATTTGCTCGGCAGCGACCTGGTGGTGCAGGGCGAGCGCCAGTCGGAAGGCGTCGGCGTCATCGAGGCACCGCGCGGCACGCTGTTCCACCACTACCGCGTCGATGAAAACGACCTGGTTACCATGGCCAACCTCATTGTCTCCACCACCAACAACAACCAGGCAATGAACGAAGCCATCCGCCACGTCGCCCGCCGCTACCTGCACGGCCATGAAGTGACCGAGGGCCTGCTCAACCACATCGAGGTCGCCATCCGCGCCTTCGACCCCTGCCTGTCCTGCGCCACGCATGCGCTGGGCAAGATGCCGCTGGAAGTCGAGCTGGTCGATCCGGAAGGGCGCATCGTTCATTCGCTGAGCCGTTCGTGA
- a CDS encoding hydrogenase maturation protease, with the protein MSAPVVIFAVGNPSRGDDALGPECHGQLEKWLKNEMLADQFELIEDFQLQIEHALDLQGRQLALFIDAGARTPGPFTFQRIAPATGAAYTTHELPPEAVLQVYLQTEGEEPPPAFVLCIRGETFELGEALSPAAESNLRLAFELLQTLCRKAQFPEWERAAQP; encoded by the coding sequence GTGAGTGCACCCGTCGTCATCTTCGCCGTCGGCAACCCAAGCCGCGGCGACGACGCGCTCGGGCCGGAATGCCACGGTCAACTGGAAAAATGGCTCAAAAATGAAATGCTGGCCGACCAGTTCGAGCTGATCGAGGATTTCCAGCTCCAGATCGAACACGCCCTCGATCTGCAGGGTCGGCAACTCGCCCTGTTCATCGATGCCGGCGCCAGGACCCCGGGCCCGTTCACCTTCCAGCGCATCGCTCCGGCCACCGGCGCCGCCTACACGACGCACGAGCTGCCGCCCGAAGCGGTCCTCCAGGTTTATCTCCAGACCGAAGGCGAGGAACCGCCGCCGGCCTTCGTGCTGTGCATTCGGGGCGAAACTTTTGAACTCGGTGAAGCGCTCAGCCCAGCAGCCGAAAGCAACTTGCGGCTAGCCTTCGAGTTGTTGCAAACGCTCTGCCGGAAAGCGCAATTTCCGGAATGGGAGAGGGCAGCCCAGCCCTGA
- a CDS encoding DUF805 domain-containing protein, protein MSYGVTHANPAHAKTDVIKGVNQMNWYVEVMRKYAVFQGRARRKEYWMFFLFNILIAFGLGFAMAFLSAMLGFGQSVANATSTLYSLAVLIPGIAVGIRRMHDIGRSGWWILFPIVNLVMFCLNSQDGENEYGPNPKGV, encoded by the coding sequence ATGTCATACGGGGTGACCCATGCCAACCCGGCACATGCAAAAACAGACGTGATCAAGGGAGTGAATCAGATGAACTGGTATGTCGAAGTGATGCGCAAATACGCCGTATTTCAGGGGCGCGCCCGGCGCAAGGAATACTGGATGTTTTTCCTGTTCAACATCCTGATCGCATTTGGGCTGGGCTTCGCGATGGCATTCCTGAGCGCCATGCTCGGCTTTGGCCAGTCGGTCGCGAACGCCACAAGCACACTCTATAGCCTCGCCGTACTGATTCCGGGCATAGCCGTCGGCATTCGCCGCATGCATGACATAGGGCGTAGCGGTTGGTGGATACTCTTCCCCATCGTCAATCTCGTGATGTTCTGCCTCAACAGCCAGGACGGAGAAAACGAATACGGCCCGAACCCGAAAGGCGTGTAA
- a CDS encoding AAA family ATPase, whose protein sequence is MEAIQSLISNVEKVIVGKRSVIELAVVSLLCRGHVLLEDVPGTGKTMLARALSRSVNVEMKRLQCTPDLLPSDITGVPIYNQKTSDFEFRPGPVFTHILLADEINRATPRAQSALLECMEEFRVSVDGISYDLPKVFMVLATQNPIDMAGTHPLPEAQLDRFFVRLHVGYPSLDEEVRILAAQAQAHPIDSLAPVIDDTDVLAAREAVKAVHINADVARYMAQITAATRRHGDLRLGVSPRGTLALARGSQGMAFLRGKDFVTPDIVKMMAGAILEHRLIVRPQAAAAGRTAREILNQILAELPPPV, encoded by the coding sequence ATGGAAGCAATTCAGTCGCTTATCTCGAATGTCGAGAAGGTCATTGTCGGCAAGCGTTCGGTGATCGAACTGGCGGTCGTTTCGCTGCTCTGTCGCGGCCATGTCCTGCTCGAAGATGTCCCCGGTACCGGCAAGACAATGCTGGCGCGGGCGCTTTCCCGTTCCGTCAATGTCGAGATGAAGCGCCTGCAATGCACGCCTGACCTGCTGCCGTCCGACATCACCGGCGTGCCGATCTACAACCAGAAGACCTCGGATTTTGAATTTCGCCCTGGCCCGGTGTTTACCCACATCCTGCTCGCCGACGAAATCAACCGGGCGACGCCGCGTGCGCAGTCGGCGCTGCTCGAGTGCATGGAAGAATTCCGGGTCAGCGTCGATGGCATCAGCTACGACCTGCCCAAGGTCTTCATGGTCCTGGCGACCCAGAATCCGATCGATATGGCCGGCACCCATCCGCTGCCCGAGGCGCAACTGGACCGTTTCTTTGTGCGCCTGCATGTCGGCTATCCGAGCCTCGACGAAGAGGTGCGCATCCTGGCTGCCCAGGCGCAGGCGCATCCGATCGATTCGCTGGCGCCGGTGATCGACGATACGGACGTGCTCGCCGCCCGCGAGGCGGTCAAGGCCGTGCACATCAATGCCGATGTCGCCCGCTACATGGCGCAGATCACTGCGGCGACGCGCCGCCATGGCGATCTGCGGCTGGGTGTCAGTCCGCGCGGCACCCTGGCCCTGGCGCGCGGTTCGCAGGGCATGGCCTTCCTGCGCGGCAAAGACTTTGTTACGCCGGATATCGTCAAAATGATGGCCGGCGCCATTCTCGAACACCGTCTGATCGTTCGTCCGCAAGCTGCCGCGGCGGGGCGCACGGCACGTGAAATCCTCAACCAGATTCTGGCCGAGCTGCCGCCGCCGGTATAA
- a CDS encoding DUF58 domain-containing protein encodes MNSGGLSGWLSAHRKAFILLGLAVVAYFAAINRNQPFLWAIPALLTATLITGFTWPRWLVRHLSVSRSGPSRAEEGETIQFRVVVENRGWLPRFMVELIDHLPFVGLADTSGGSSQKVLGMLAYLPGRKHQQFDVPVVCEKRGYYRLGPVGLASSFPLGLTEAKVSRNEGIQHLTIYPDVFLILSLPLRGAPSQIHRGGYLLPEGAGAAEFSGLREYRRGDNPRHVHWPTTARLNELMVREYEPLASACLYLALDQAAESNIGLGKESTFEYAVRIAASMARAACTQNIRTRIAGEGQRSLRGLGGSGDGHFQGILDELAVVACDGNTAYAQLLNDIGAHCVRGETVVIFLSERNFRQPATMQAMATLCARQVHLFAIVFDQASFLSAGSLQSGRYTDPLKVEAELLELGAHCLMVRQGDDLVRLFNP; translated from the coding sequence ATGAATTCCGGCGGTCTTTCCGGCTGGCTTTCGGCACACCGCAAGGCTTTCATCTTGCTGGGGCTGGCGGTGGTCGCCTATTTCGCGGCGATCAACCGAAATCAGCCATTTCTGTGGGCCATTCCGGCTTTGCTGACGGCGACATTGATCACCGGCTTTACCTGGCCGCGCTGGCTGGTCCGGCACCTGTCGGTCAGCCGCAGCGGGCCAAGCCGGGCGGAAGAGGGCGAGACGATTCAGTTCCGGGTGGTGGTTGAAAATCGCGGCTGGCTGCCCCGATTCATGGTGGAACTGATCGATCACCTGCCATTTGTCGGGCTAGCCGATACATCGGGCGGCTCAAGTCAGAAAGTGTTGGGCATGCTGGCCTACCTGCCCGGTCGAAAACACCAGCAATTTGATGTCCCGGTCGTTTGCGAGAAGCGTGGCTACTACCGCCTGGGACCGGTCGGCCTAGCGTCCAGTTTTCCGCTCGGCCTGACCGAAGCGAAGGTATCGCGCAACGAGGGCATCCAGCACCTGACGATTTATCCCGATGTTTTCCTGATCCTGTCGCTGCCTCTGCGTGGTGCGCCCAGCCAGATTCACCGCGGCGGCTATCTGCTTCCCGAGGGAGCCGGTGCCGCCGAGTTCTCCGGGCTTCGGGAATACCGGCGGGGCGACAATCCGCGCCATGTTCATTGGCCGACGACGGCGCGCCTCAATGAACTGATGGTGCGCGAATACGAGCCGCTGGCCTCGGCCTGCCTTTATCTCGCGCTCGATCAGGCGGCCGAGTCGAACATTGGCCTGGGCAAGGAGTCGACCTTTGAATACGCCGTCCGCATCGCCGCATCGATGGCGCGTGCGGCCTGCACGCAAAACATTCGCACTCGGATTGCCGGGGAGGGCCAGCGTTCCCTGCGCGGCCTTGGCGGCTCCGGAGATGGCCACTTTCAGGGCATTCTCGATGAACTGGCGGTCGTTGCCTGTGACGGAAATACGGCCTACGCGCAACTGCTGAACGACATCGGAGCCCATTGCGTGCGTGGCGAGACGGTCGTTATTTTCCTGTCCGAGCGCAATTTTCGTCAGCCGGCAACCATGCAGGCGATGGCGACCTTGTGTGCCCGGCAGGTGCATCTGTTTGCCATCGTTTTTGATCAAGCCAGCTTTCTGTCTGCCGGTAGCTTGCAGTCGGGGCGCTACACCGACCCGTTGAAGGTAGAAGCCGAACTCCTTGAACTGGGGGCGCATTGCCTCATGGTTCGTCAGGGCGATGATCTGGTCAGGCTGTTCAATCCATGA
- a CDS encoding DUF4129 domain-containing protein, which produces MNAPLNYLPAYLGLFAALILALVCNTFLDIEYGSFGFEVSFWAIVFGWTLLLGWRQRSEPEGSGKQKQTIVLLIAFVLTLLVFIPKWGFPRAGIYMLAMLQAAQNCVLTTRRQLHLGLLTSAVMVIFAAAHFRADWTMLFYLIPYVIAVVFTLVSEQISRHALNIRESSLGHTGRAGQGVAIAAATSIILALGAVLYLATPQVTWPSLAWRYGQLTNIGFVGDADKNERPGQAGGSGAGQGASAGGDSAHGQDASRGSGWPSPAQMREAAKRPGMPEWQSGVIMQMADLDEAIGQALAPIRQALEDFWNELKTWLKEHRSAVIATLLAMILLMLLSGVVFLLREARAGTWLRIRFDYWHLVRLRRYSPGRAGALELYCAMERLFVVHNMPRPATANVREFLRETTLFGDDVRQQATDLATLFERYRYGPTPPDQSGLEQMRRLYRGLFDRLG; this is translated from the coding sequence ATGAATGCGCCATTGAACTACCTTCCCGCTTATCTGGGCCTGTTCGCTGCGCTCATTCTGGCGCTGGTTTGCAATACTTTCCTCGACATCGAATACGGTAGCTTCGGCTTCGAGGTCAGTTTCTGGGCTATCGTATTTGGCTGGACATTGTTGCTCGGCTGGCGCCAAAGAAGCGAACCTGAAGGAAGCGGCAAGCAGAAGCAGACAATCGTTCTGTTGATTGCCTTTGTCCTGACCCTGCTCGTTTTCATCCCCAAATGGGGCTTTCCGCGAGCTGGCATTTATATGCTGGCGATGCTGCAGGCGGCGCAAAACTGCGTGCTGACAACGCGCCGCCAGTTGCATCTCGGGTTGCTTACCTCCGCTGTGATGGTCATCTTCGCCGCCGCCCATTTTCGCGCTGACTGGACGATGCTGTTCTACCTGATTCCCTATGTCATCGCGGTTGTATTTACGCTGGTCTCGGAACAAATCAGTCGCCATGCCTTGAACATCCGCGAGTCCAGCCTCGGTCACACCGGGCGTGCGGGTCAGGGGGTGGCAATTGCGGCGGCAACCTCAATCATTCTGGCACTGGGGGCGGTGTTATATCTGGCAACGCCACAGGTGACCTGGCCAAGTCTTGCCTGGCGCTATGGGCAGTTGACCAACATCGGATTCGTCGGCGATGCGGACAAGAATGAGCGCCCCGGTCAGGCCGGTGGAAGCGGTGCCGGGCAAGGGGCTTCCGCGGGGGGCGACTCGGCGCATGGCCAGGACGCGTCTCGTGGCAGCGGGTGGCCCAGTCCGGCGCAAATGCGGGAAGCGGCGAAACGCCCCGGCATGCCGGAGTGGCAGTCTGGCGTGATCATGCAGATGGCCGATCTGGATGAGGCCATTGGCCAAGCCCTGGCGCCCATCAGGCAAGCGCTCGAAGACTTCTGGAATGAACTCAAGACGTGGTTGAAGGAACATCGCTCAGCCGTTATCGCCACCCTGTTAGCCATGATCTTGCTCATGCTTCTGAGCGGAGTTGTTTTCCTGCTCAGAGAGGCGCGAGCCGGCACCTGGCTGCGGATACGCTTTGACTACTGGCATCTAGTCCGATTGCGTCGGTATTCGCCGGGAAGGGCTGGTGCCTTGGAGCTGTACTGCGCCATGGAGCGACTGTTTGTTGTCCACAACATGCCGCGCCCGGCGACGGCGAATGTTCGCGAGTTTTTGCGCGAGACAACGCTGTTCGGCGACGATGTTCGTCAGCAGGCCACAGACCTGGCTACGCTTTTTGAGCGCTACCGATACGGCCCGACACCCCCGGATCAGTCAGGCCTGGAACAGATGCGCAGGCTTTATCGCGGACTCTTTGACCGCTTGGGGTGA
- a CDS encoding 2-phosphosulfolactate phosphatase: MKFSRLFLNRLQNQPVVTDTVVVIDVLRSFTSAAVMLSRGARAIYPVERIAAATAMLAEMPLPVSVGAVGGGDPVPGFDFGNSPSQLMQADLAGRQVVMTTAAGVRGLQRFRLARRLYAASLVCARATAEAILAAGADEVCFVITGEWVDRDGDEDIACADYIEALLRGAAVAPDEFVQRVRQSDFGLRFSAGTWPNLPLADLDIAAQPDLFTFAMPVRREGEHLVIR; the protein is encoded by the coding sequence ATGAAGTTCTCCCGCCTCTTCCTGAATCGCCTGCAGAACCAGCCCGTCGTCACTGATACGGTCGTCGTCATTGACGTTCTGCGCTCGTTCACCTCGGCGGCGGTGATGTTGTCCCGGGGGGCGCGGGCGATTTATCCGGTCGAGCGCATCGCGGCGGCGACGGCCATGCTGGCCGAAATGCCGCTGCCGGTTTCGGTCGGGGCGGTGGGGGGCGGCGACCCGGTGCCGGGTTTCGATTTCGGCAACTCCCCGTCACAGCTGATGCAGGCCGATCTGGCCGGCCGGCAGGTGGTGATGACAACGGCGGCAGGGGTTCGCGGCCTGCAGCGGTTTCGCCTGGCACGCCGGCTCTATGCCGCCAGCCTGGTCTGCGCCCGGGCAACGGCCGAGGCCATTCTTGCGGCGGGGGCCGATGAGGTGTGCTTCGTCATTACCGGCGAATGGGTGGACCGTGACGGCGATGAAGACATTGCCTGCGCCGACTACATTGAAGCCCTGTTGCGTGGCGCAGCGGTGGCGCCTGATGAATTTGTCCAGCGCGTACGCCAATCCGATTTCGGGCTGCGCTTTTCCGCTGGCACCTGGCCCAACCTGCCGCTGGCCGACCTCGATATCGCCGCCCAGCCCGACCTTTTTACTTTCGCCATGCCGGTGCGACGCGAAGGGGAGCATCTGGTCATTCGCTGA